From Panicum hallii strain FIL2 chromosome 2, PHallii_v3.1, whole genome shotgun sequence, a single genomic window includes:
- the LOC112879294 gene encoding phosphopantothenoylcysteine decarboxylase subunit VHS3-like — MATATAAGGPDRMAATAAAAELTGAVAAQGLLGLLALAIQAVNNGVEILNEDQRAIYKLLGRTKSEKVPENKDAGSDDDDDDDDEDEDDDGGDDDDDAEEYSGDDGGDDDDDDDDDPEANGEGGSDDDDDGDDDDGDDDGEDDDDDDDDGEDDDDDDEDQPPAKKKK; from the exons atggcgacggcgacggcggctggTGGACCCGACAGGATGGCGGCTACGGCGGCGGCTgctgagctcaccggcgctgttgCCGCCCAGGGGTTGCTGGGCCTGCTGGCTCTTGCG ATTCAAGCTGTAAACAATGGAGTGGAAATATTGAATGAAGACCAGAGGGCAATTTACAA GCTACTTGGTAGAACGAAATCTGAAAAAGTTCCTGAGAATAAGGATGCTGGgtcagatgatgatgatgacgacgacgacgaagaCGAGGATGATGATGGgggtgatgatgatgacgatgctGAGGAGTACTCCGGGGATGATGGGggtgatgatgacgatgacgatgacgatgatCCGGAGGCCAATGGTGAAGGAGGGagtgatgacgatgatgatgggGATGATGATGACGGTGATGATGATGGcgaggatgatgatgatgacgacgatgatggcgaggatgatgatgacgacgatgagGACCAGCCGCCAGCCAAGAAGAAGAAGTGA
- the LOC112881194 gene encoding uncharacterized protein LOC112881194, with protein MDFEDWLQQTEMEQDEHQRQMEMELDDLEDFTLLTMSMGGPQHVFLRLVDAVQRVDPYFIQRPDCTDLMGISTLQKCVAAIRILAYRLPANAVDEYVRIGPSTAQEALKHLCRAVIDAFGGYYLRAPTEEDVRRLVEEGEQRGFPGMLGSIDCMHWTWRNCPSSWKGMFTGRGKSPSMILEAVASRNLWIWHAYFGMPGSCNDINVLHRSSLFDRFMQGTSTPVNFTVNGHSYNMGYYLADGIYPDWPAFVKTVRQPMEMKTRLFAAKQEGARKDIERAFGVLQARWAVIRGPAYPWDRDDVRDMMTSCIIMHNMIIEDEGDRATNTIFENPGQHVDLSTGNLEDRHAFVQAHHRLRDRDVHFRL; from the exons ATGGACTTCGAGGACTGGTTACAGCAAACGGAGATGGAGCAAGATGAACATCAGCGACAAATGGAGATGGAGCTAGACGATCTGGAGGACTTCACCCTCCTGACGATGTCCATGGGGGGTCCCCAG CATGTGTTCCTTCGGCTTGTCGACGCGGTGCAGAGGGTGGATCCTTATTTCATCCAGCGTCCGGACTGCACAGACCTTATGGGAATATCTACCTTGCAGAAGTGCGTGGCCGCCATTCGCATCCTGGCTTACAGATTACCAGCCAATGCGGTCGACGAGTATGTGCGTATCGGTCCCTCGACAGCTCAAGAGGCCTTGAAGCATTTATGTCGAGCAGTCATCGATGCATTTGGTGGATACTATCTGCGAGCGCCAACTGAAGAGGATGTCCGCCGCCTTGTTGAGGAAGGTGAACAACGGGGATTCCCGGGAATGCTTGGCAGCATAGACTGCATGCATTGGACGTGGCGTAATTGCCCATCATCGTGGAAGGGCATGTTCACCGGCCGTGGGAAGTCACCTTCTATGATTCTAGAGGCTGTGGCATCTAGGAACCTATGGATTTGGCATGCTTACTTTGGAATGCCAGGTAGCTGCAACGACATCAACGTTCTTCATAGATCGAGTCTCTTTGACCGCTTCATGCAGGGGACCTCGACGCCGGTGAACTTCACAGTCAATGGGCATTCATACAACATGGGATATTACCTTGCAGATGGAATCTACCCAGACTGGCCCGCATTTGTCAAGACGGTCCGTCAGCCGATGGAGATGAAGACTCGCCTCTTCGCCGCAAAACAGGAGGGTGCTCGGAAGGATATTGAGAGAGCATTTGGTGTGCTTCAGGCCCGGTGGGCAGTGATTCGTGGGCCGGCCTATCCATGGGACAGGGACGATGTGCGGGATATGATGACCTCATGCATAATTATGCATAACATGATCATCGAGGACGAGGGTGACAGGGCAACGAACACCATCTTTGAAAATCCCGGGCAGCATGTCGACCTATCAACGGGGAACTTGGAGGACCGACATGCTTTTGTTCAAGCACATCACCGGCTACGAGATCGTGATGTCCATTTTCGCCTGTAG
- the LOC112879291 gene encoding probable anion transporter 5, chloroplastic isoform X3 produces MSHQYGWNSSTAGLVQSSFFWGYALSQLPGGSLAKLFGGRKVLEVGVVIWSLATALIPVVAGFMPGLVLSRILVGIGEGVSPSAATDLIARSIPLQERSRAVAVVFGGLSFGSVLGLLFAPPIIQNLGWESVFYIFGLLGIIWCIGFESLKGKQLGNNKGLLNLGQSSTGSDGLVSSAVSSESSDSSLEDLQNSLKDVPWGAFFKSKAVWAMIYAHFCGSWGHYTCLSWLPTFFSEELNLNLTEAAWVSVLPPLGSIVITSIAAPFADNLIANGVDTTKVRKICQTIAFVSPAIFMMLSSVDLGLPPWEIVAFLTSGLALSSFAFSGLYCTHQDISREYASILLGITNTVGAVPGIVGVALTGYLLDSTHSWSISLFAPSVFFYLTGTAVWLAFASSEPQDFSKSGSES; encoded by the exons GCAAAATTGTTTGGCGGAAG GAAAGTTCTTGAGGTTGGTGTTGTGATATGGTCTTTGGCCACTGCTCTAATTCCTGTTGTAGCAGGGTTCATGCCAGGACTTGTGCTGTCAAGGATTCTG GTAGGCATTGGAGAAGGTGTCTCCCCGTCAGCTGCTACAGATTTAATTGCTAG GTCCATTCCCTTGCAAGAACGATCAAGAGCAGTTGCTGTTGTTTTTGGTGGTTTGAGCTTCGGAAGTGTCTTAGG ACTTCTGTTTGCCCCTCCCATCATTCAGAACCTTGGCTGGGAGTCTGTATTTTACATATTTGGCCTTCTTGGGATTATTTG GTGCATAGGGTTTGAATCTCTTAAAGGGAAACAGTTGGGTAACAACAAAGGCCTATTAA ATTTGGGACAAAGTTCTACTGGATCCGATGGCCTTGTCTCATCAGCTGTGTCTTCAGAATCATCAGACTCGTCATTGGAAGATTTGCAGAATTCACTAAAG GATGTTCCCTGGGGAGCATTTTTCAAAAGCAAGGCAGTGTGGGCAATGATATATGCACACTTTTGCGGAAGTTGGGGGCATTATACTTGCTTGTCTTGGCTACCAACATTCTTTAG TGAGGAGCTGAACCTGAACTTAACAGAAGCAGCATGG GTGTCAGTCCTTCCTCCTTTGGGTTCAATTGTCATTACATCTATTGCAGCACCTTTTGCAGATAACCTGATAGCAAATGGAGTTGACACCACGAAG GTACGAAAAATATGCCAAACAATTGCCTTTGTTTCACCTGCGATTTTCATGATGCTGTCCTCTGTGGATCTTGGACTGCCTCCCTGGGAAATCGTTGCTTTTCTTACAAGTGGTCTAGCACTCTCCAGCTTCGCATTTTCAG GGCTTTATTGTACGCATCAAGATATCTCTCGTGAATATGCAAGCATTCTCCTG GGAATCACAAACACTGTAGGTGCTGTGCCTGGAATTGTTGGTGTCGCACTGACAGGCTATCTTCTTGATTCAACTCATTCTTGGAGT ATATCACTCTTCGCGCCATCTGTCTTCTTTTACTTAACTGGTACTGCTGTATGGTTAGCATTTGCCAGCAGTGAGCCCCAGGATTTTTCGAAGTCAGGATCAGAGTCGTGA